One region of Gossypium raimondii isolate GPD5lz chromosome 6, ASM2569854v1, whole genome shotgun sequence genomic DNA includes:
- the LOC105774673 gene encoding uncharacterized protein LOC105774673: MPVFVALDVSFYNPCIPLCSQNSFFMAAAPQENPTHAKETWPLRNDGNEDYSQDFEDPDSSFGCRCFRGLFRWRFRLQGQGYLLQQEEAKESWLKRKAKELREVSEVLAGPKWKNFIRRFSVYGANKKRRSTMKMQYDIQSYELNFDEGIHREADAAFLDFSARFAAPCGINKG; this comes from the coding sequence ATGCCGGTTTTTGTGGCTTTGGATGTTTCTTTTTATAATCCCTGCATTCCTCTTTGCTCTCAAAATTCATTCTTCATGGCCGCCGCACCACAAGAAAATCCAACCCACGCCAAAGAAACCTGGCCATTAAGAAACGACGGAAACGAAGACTACTCCCAAGATTTCGAAGACCCGGATTCGTCCTTCGGCTGCCGTTGTTTCCGGGGACTTTTCCGGTGGCGGTTCCGGCTCCAAGGGCAGGGGTACTTGCTGCAACAAGAAGAGGCAAAAGAAAGCTGGTTGAAGAGGAAAGCCAAGGAACTGAGAGAGGTATCGGAGGTATTGGCAGGGCCCAAGTGGAAGAATTTCATACGAAGGTTCAGCGTTTATGGAGCCAACAAAAAAAGGAGGTCGACGATGAAGATGCAGTATGATATTCAGAGCTATGAACTCAATTTCGATGAAGGGATCCATAGAGAAGCTGATGCTGCTTTCCTTGATTTCTCTGCTAGATTTGCAGCTCCATGTGGGATCAACAAAGGGTAG
- the LOC128041693 gene encoding serine/threonine-protein phosphatase 7 long form homolog, which translates to MHFAITARAYIMHIIGGEIMPGASNDKVHLMYLPLLADLSTVSSYSWGSAMLAVLYRELCRATDLKVRDIGGYLSLLQSWALYRMPFLASIRHQPWSGRPGIGQSYNVPLYRLMIEQYARDGVIWTPYQTPEITVVVPSSAYVHSYIWCTNAPIINFNMVKWYHGDRVLRQFGFIQPIPDPPCEVREVHGKNKRGKSMIDWGIKHRKFVVLWNDRFRRRPQMVMATNSQPSEEYMQWYFSCGKPYLYGGQSVVIPPHMQRHEGSATVAQHDLDPMAYYSPQPPEPEQEPQPDPKQSGFVGYHPNLSGTDNLPSFPRPEYAYGFELFGSYSPDPYPQHYRTPSGPSSSFFANEDPPK; encoded by the exons ATGCACTTTGCTATCACTGCTcgagcgtacatcatgcatatcATAGGGGGAGAAATCATGCCTGGTGCAAGCAACGACAAGGTGCATTTGATGTACTTGCCCCTGTTAGCTGACTTGTCCACTGTTAGCTCCTATAGCTGGGGCTCAGCCATGCTAGCAGTCTTGTATCGAGAGCTTTGTCGGGCGACAGATCTGAAAGTTCGCGACATTGGCGGATACCTTTCACTACTGCAGTCCTGGGCGTTGTATCGGATGCCATTTTTGGCATCGATTAGACACCAACC gtGGAGTGGTCGTCCGGGTATCGGGCAGTCGTACAATGTCCCGCTATACCGCCTCATGATTGAACAGTATGCCCGGGATGGG GTTATATGGACGCCGTACCAAACGCCAGAAATTACCGTCGTGGTACCCTCGTCTGCGTACGTGCATTCGTACATATGGTGCACTAATgcaccaattataaatttcaacatgGTCAAGTGGTATCACGGGGATCGGGTGCTACGGCAGTTTGGCTTCATCCAACCTATCCCGGATCCGCCGTGTGAGGTGAGAGAAGTTCACGGCAAGAATAAGAGAGGAAAATCGATGATAGATTGGGGAATTAAGCACCGAAAATTTGTGGTGCTGTGGAACGATCGATTTCGTCGAAGACCTCAGATGGTTATGGCTACCAACTCGCAACCATCAGAAGAGTATATGCAATGGTACTTTAGTTGCGGGAAGCCATATTTATACGGAGGCCAGTCGGTTGTAATCCCCCCGCACATGCAGCGACATGAGGGATCGGCCACAGTGGCCCAGCATGATCTGGATCCCATGGCATATTATTCTCCGCAACCACCAGAGCCCGAGCAGGAGCCCCAGCCAGATCCGAAACAATCTGGATTTGTCGGTTATCATCCGAATTTATCAGGCACTGACAATTTACCGAGCTTCCCAAGGCCAGAATATGCATACGGCTTTGAACTATTCGGATCCTACTCGCCCGACCCATATCCGCAGCATTATAGGACTCCCTCAGGTCCATCAAGTTCGTTCTTTGCCAACGAGGACCCGCCAAAATGA
- the LOC105774070 gene encoding homeobox protein knotted-1-like 3 isoform X1 — protein MSFHHNHLSSQDLPLHPHFADHHHHQRQPAQFPETGGPNWLNAALLRSEQTQPPPQPHGDHFSDHPSFLNLHIAETVSDSTAAAHQAPNRWLSRSSSSLLQRNHSDVIQDVAATAAAAAGGGGGDSMVAVESGELKNSNSETMNKSEGVVVQSGGDAAVNWQNARCKAEILAHPLYEQLLSAHVSCLRIATPVDQLPRIDAQLDQSQHVVAKYSALGGAAQGLVADDKELDQFMTQYVVLLCSFKEQLQQHVRVHAMEAVMACWEIEQSLQSLTGVSPGEGTGATMSDDDEDQVESDANMFDASFDGPDSMGFGPLIPTETERSLMERVRRELKHELKQGYKEKIVDIREEILRKRRAGKLPGDTTSVLKAWWQAHSKWPYPTEEDKARLVQETGLQLKQINNWFINQRKRNWHTNPSTSTALKTKRKSIAGEN, from the exons ATGTCGTTTCACCACAACCACCTTTCCTCCCAAGACCTTCCTCTCCATCCTCACTTCGCcgaccaccaccaccaccaacgACAACCGGCGCAATTTCCGGAAACCGGCGGTCCCAATTGGTTAAACGCCGCCCTCCTCCGTTCGGAGCAGACTCAGCCACCACCGCAGCCCCACGGTGATCATTTTTCTGATCACCCGAGCTTCCTCAACCTTCATATTGCGGAAACTGTTTCAGACTCCACCGCCGCGGCTCACCAAGCCCCGAACCGGTGGCTATCGCGCTCGTCGTCTTCGCTTCTTCAACGCAACCACAGCGATGTCATCCAAGACGTGGCGGCCACCGCAGCTGCAGCAGCAGGAGGTGGTGGTGGGGACTCCATGGTCGCCGTGGAATCTGGGGAATTGAAGAACAGCAACAGCGAGACCATGAACAAGAGCGAAGGCGTCGTGGTGCAAAGCGGAGGAGATGCGGCGGTGAATTGGCAAAATGCGAGGTGCAAGGCAGAGATATTAGCCCACCCTTTGTACGAGCAGCTACTGTCGGCGCACGTGTCGTGTCTTAGGATCGCCACGCCGGTGGACCAGCTCCCGAGGATCGACGCTCAGCTGGATCAGTCGCAGCACGTGGTGGCCAAGTACTCCGCTCTCGGCGGCGCAGCCCAGGGCTTGGTTGCGGACGACAAAGAACTCGATCAGTTCATG ACGCAATATGTTGTATTGCTATGTTCGTTTAAAGAACAATTGCAACAACATGTTCGGGTCCACGCAATGGAAGCAGTTATGGCATGCTGGGAAATTGAACAATCCTTACAGAGCTTAACAG GAGTTTCACCGGGGGAAGGTACGGGGGCAACAATGTCAGATGATGATGAAGACCAAGTGGAGAGTGATGCAAATATGTTTGATGCAAGTTTCGACGGTCCTGATTCAATGGGATTTGGCCCTCTCATCCCGACAGAGACTGAAAGGTCTTTGATGGAGCGTGTGAGACGGGAACTCAAACACGAACTCAAACAg GGTTACAAAGAGAAGATTGTTGACATAAGGGAGGAAATTTTACGTAAGAGAAGGGCAGGAAAGCTTCCAGGGGATACGACGTCGGTTTTAAAAGCTTGGTGGCAGGCACATTCCAAGTGGCCATACCCTACT GAGGAAGACAAGGCAAGGTTGGTTCAAGAAACAGGGTTACAATTAAAACAGATAAACAATTGGTTCATCAATCAAAGGAAGAGAAACTGGCATACTAATCCATCTACTTCTACCGCCTTGAAGACCAAACGTAAAAG TATTGCAGGTgaaaactga
- the LOC105774070 gene encoding homeobox protein knotted-1-like 3 isoform X2 encodes MSFHHNHLSSQDLPLHPHFADHHHHQRQPAQFPETGGPNWLNAALLRSEQTQPPPQPHGDHFSDHPSFLNLHIAETVSDSTAAAHQAPNRWLSRSSSSLLQRNHSDVIQDVAATAAAAAGGGGGDSMVAVESGELKNSNSETMNKSEGVVVQSGGDAAVNWQNARCKAEILAHPLYEQLLSAHVSCLRIATPVDQLPRIDAQLDQSQHVVAKYSALGGAAQGLVADDKELDQFMTQYVVLLCSFKEQLQQHVRVHAMEAVMACWEIEQSLQSLTGVSPGEGTGATMSDDDEDQVESDANMFDASFDGPDSMGFGPLIPTETERSLMERVRRELKHELKQGYKEKIVDIREEILRKRRAGKLPGDTTSVLKAWWQAHSKWPYPTEEDKARLVQETGLQLKQINNWFINQRKRNWHTNPSTSTALKTKRKR; translated from the exons ATGTCGTTTCACCACAACCACCTTTCCTCCCAAGACCTTCCTCTCCATCCTCACTTCGCcgaccaccaccaccaccaacgACAACCGGCGCAATTTCCGGAAACCGGCGGTCCCAATTGGTTAAACGCCGCCCTCCTCCGTTCGGAGCAGACTCAGCCACCACCGCAGCCCCACGGTGATCATTTTTCTGATCACCCGAGCTTCCTCAACCTTCATATTGCGGAAACTGTTTCAGACTCCACCGCCGCGGCTCACCAAGCCCCGAACCGGTGGCTATCGCGCTCGTCGTCTTCGCTTCTTCAACGCAACCACAGCGATGTCATCCAAGACGTGGCGGCCACCGCAGCTGCAGCAGCAGGAGGTGGTGGTGGGGACTCCATGGTCGCCGTGGAATCTGGGGAATTGAAGAACAGCAACAGCGAGACCATGAACAAGAGCGAAGGCGTCGTGGTGCAAAGCGGAGGAGATGCGGCGGTGAATTGGCAAAATGCGAGGTGCAAGGCAGAGATATTAGCCCACCCTTTGTACGAGCAGCTACTGTCGGCGCACGTGTCGTGTCTTAGGATCGCCACGCCGGTGGACCAGCTCCCGAGGATCGACGCTCAGCTGGATCAGTCGCAGCACGTGGTGGCCAAGTACTCCGCTCTCGGCGGCGCAGCCCAGGGCTTGGTTGCGGACGACAAAGAACTCGATCAGTTCATG ACGCAATATGTTGTATTGCTATGTTCGTTTAAAGAACAATTGCAACAACATGTTCGGGTCCACGCAATGGAAGCAGTTATGGCATGCTGGGAAATTGAACAATCCTTACAGAGCTTAACAG GAGTTTCACCGGGGGAAGGTACGGGGGCAACAATGTCAGATGATGATGAAGACCAAGTGGAGAGTGATGCAAATATGTTTGATGCAAGTTTCGACGGTCCTGATTCAATGGGATTTGGCCCTCTCATCCCGACAGAGACTGAAAGGTCTTTGATGGAGCGTGTGAGACGGGAACTCAAACACGAACTCAAACAg GGTTACAAAGAGAAGATTGTTGACATAAGGGAGGAAATTTTACGTAAGAGAAGGGCAGGAAAGCTTCCAGGGGATACGACGTCGGTTTTAAAAGCTTGGTGGCAGGCACATTCCAAGTGGCCATACCCTACT GAGGAAGACAAGGCAAGGTTGGTTCAAGAAACAGGGTTACAATTAAAACAGATAAACAATTGGTTCATCAATCAAAGGAAGAGAAACTGGCATACTAATCCATCTACTTCTACCGCCTTGAAGACCAAACGTAAAAG GTga